AAGCCGCACCGCGAAAGACGAAGCCGAAGAGGGACCGGGAGATCCGGAGGACCCGGCGCGGTTCGGTGGTTCTCGCAGCCGGGGGACGCGCGGCCGAAGTGCCGAACCGCCCGAAGGCCCCGGTGAGGGCGACGCCCGGAACAGCGCAGACCGGCTGCCGGACAACGGGCTTTCGGGCCGCCCGGCCGATGGGGACGTTCACGAAGATGACCGGGAGGACGCGGCGTCCCGGGGGGTGCGGGATCAGGGCGAAGCCGAGGAGGATCTCTTCTCCGGCGGGGTTGTCCGAAGGTTCGGGGAGCGGTCGTCCCGGCCTTCGGTGCGGAGGCGTCGGCAACCGTGGAACTTCGACGAGCCGCAGGACGCACCCGCCGACCGGACGGAAGACAGCCGGGAACCGGAAGGCTCGTCCGACCTCTCCGGATTCTCTTCCGCTTACTATGCAAACGAGCCCGAAACCGGCGATGCGGACGACGACCGCGACAAGGGCTACGAAGGGGACAGGGAGGGCCTCTCCGACCAGACGACCGCCGGCGCTGCTTTCTCCGGGCCGTCGTCGCCTGAAGAAGAAGACCGGAAGGCCCCACGCACTTCGGGGGCCAAGTCCTTTCGGGGGCCGGTGGAGCCGGAACCCGCCCCGGAGCAGCCCAAGGTCAGAAGACGCGGCGGAGGTCGGAGAGAAGGAGGCGTGCCGGAGGTGCCCGACGGTCTCTTTGAGTGGGGCAAGTCGCTCGACGATATAGACTTCGAGCCGGTGGACCGCAGCAGAAGGCGTCGCCGGGCAAGCGAGGAAGCCCCCGAATCGTCATCCGAACCCGCAAGACGCGATACCCGCAGGGACGAGGGCCGGGAGGACGATGATCTCCGGCTCTAGAAGACGGGGCTTTTAAGCCGTACGGTTCACCGGGTGGATCAGAGGTCTTTTCGAAGGTAGATCCAGTCCCGGATGTTCAGGAACTTCGCGGTCATGAGCGACCTCTGTCGGGAGACTTCAGTGAAGCCCTCGTTTTCGTAGAGGCGCATGGCCGGAATGTTGTTGCCGCTGACGTGTAGCCCGACGCTTCTCTTATGCGTCTCCCGGGCGAGGTCGTAGGAGGCGTCCAGGAGGCTCCGGGCCAGACCCTGCTTTCGGGCCTCGGGCGCGACGACGAGCCGTTCAACGTAGGCTTCGCCCGTCAGGGCGGTGTAGCGCGGGTAGGAGAGCATGGTGGTAGCCCACATCGCCCGCAGAAACCCGAGGTTGCGGTTGAGGGTGCGCCACAGACCCCGGGCCATCACATCGTCCTCCGAAGGCGCGACCCGCACCCCGACGCTGGCGATGATCTCCCCGGCCTCGTAACCCTCTATTACAAAGCTTGTTACGCCGCCGAAGCGGTGTTCGAGGGAGACCCATTTCTCCATGATCTTCACGGACTCGTCCATCCCGCGCCCGAAGACGGGCCGGAATTTGTCGAGGAAGCCGTCTATGACGAGCGCGGCGATGGCCCCGTCGTCCTCAGGCGTTGCCTCCCTGAGCGTGAATTTTCCGGCGTCGAGGTTGGTCATAAGTCAGAAAAGCCTAGCAGAAACAGGGGCCGGGGCGAGGATTTGTCTTGTAGCGGCGCGTTGCTGCGGGGCGTAGGGTTTGGTCGCACACTCGCTACGGTAAACAGAACAGAGCGTGTCGCAAGTACGAATAGAGAGCAGGTCTGATTGAGAACCGCCGCCTTCTGGAAGAGTTTGTGGTCGAGTTTCTGGTTTGTGCCGGCCGTGTTCGTGCTGACGAGCATAGGTCTGTTCGGAATCACTCACAGGCTGGATGTACTGCTCTCAGCCGACCTCTCCAATGTCCCTTTACTTTTCTCCGGCGGCCCTTCGGCGGCGAGCGACGTGCTTTCGGCGATAGCCGGCAGCTCTATTACGGTCGTCGGAACCGCTTTTTCGCTTACCATCGTTACTTTTACGCTTGCTTCGGGGCAGTACACCCCGCGAATGTTAAAACATCTTTCCGCGGATCGCGGTCTGCGGGTGGTACTGGGTGCTTACCTGGCGACTTTCGTCTACGCTCTGCTCGCGTTGAGGACGGTTCGCTTCTCCGGGAGCAGCGGGGGAGAATTCGTGCCTCTGGTCTCTACTGCGGTGGCCTTCTTTATCGCTCTGGTGTGCGTTGCACTGCTCATCTATTTTATCTATCACGTTATAAACCTGATCCAGCCCTCCGCTATTTTTCACCAGATCTACGCCGAAACGATGAACGCGCTGAGCCGTCTACCGGATTCGGGGACGAACGGCGGCGAGTCGGACAGTTCCAGGTTCGACCCGACAAAAAACCCTGAACTGAACCTGCTTCGCTCCGAGGCTCCCGACATCCTGAAGGCGGGGCAGAGCGGGTACATCCAGCATCTTGAAATCGAGGTCATATTGAAGGCGGTCTGTTCAGCGGGCAGGACGCGACTCGTGGAGCTGCCTTACGTCGTCGGCGACTTTGTACCGGAGGGGGTGGAGATCGTCCGGGTCTGGCCGGCCTGTAAAACAGGATTCAATGACGGGGCAGAGGAGAAGGTTCGCAAGGGTGTGATCTTTGGCAAAGAGCGCACGATAGAGCGGGACATCACCTTCGGACTCAGGCAGCTTGCGGACATATCCCTCAAGGGACTCTCTCCCTCGACAAACGATCCGACCACCGCGATGCAGGCCCTCGACCGAACCGAAGGAGCGTTGATCAAACTCGGGGTCAAAGACCTGCCCGGCAGAACGCAGATCCATAAAGTAAACGACGCTGAAATCACCGTCCTTATAGACAATCCGACCTTTGAGGACTTCACCGAACTTTCTTTTGATCAATCGCGTCGAGCAGCCTTTTCTACGGGGCAGGTGATCTACCTGAAGCGTTCTCTTGAGGCGATCGAACGGGCTATGGACGCAAACCACGCACCGCAGAGGCGGCTGGCTCTCTGGAGGCGGGCCTTCAGCGTAGCGTACAACGCGCCTTCTCAGTTACCGGACAGAAGGGACGCTCTAACGCTGACCTTGCAGTCGCTCCGGATCGCCCGTAAATTCCGGGACTCAGACCCGGAACTGAGCCGCTCTATCGAGAACGACCTCAAGGAGATCCTCGCTCTCTGGGGAAATTCCACCTTTGAGGACCGGGTGCGGGAGGCCGTAAGCGGTTTGCCGCACCCGCCCGCCAGCGGCCTCAGTCAA
This sequence is a window from Rubrobacter indicoceani. Protein-coding genes within it:
- a CDS encoding GNAT family N-acetyltransferase, which codes for MTNLDAGKFTLREATPEDDGAIAALVIDGFLDKFRPVFGRGMDESVKIMEKWVSLEHRFGGVTSFVIEGYEAGEIIASVGVRVAPSEDDVMARGLWRTLNRNLGFLRAMWATTMLSYPRYTALTGEAYVERLVVAPEARKQGLARSLLDASYDLARETHKRSVGLHVSGNNIPAMRLYENEGFTEVSRQRSLMTAKFLNIRDWIYLRKDL
- a CDS encoding DUF2254 domain-containing protein, yielding MWSSFWFVPAVFVLTSIGLFGITHRLDVLLSADLSNVPLLFSGGPSAASDVLSAIAGSSITVVGTAFSLTIVTFTLASGQYTPRMLKHLSADRGLRVVLGAYLATFVYALLALRTVRFSGSSGGEFVPLVSTAVAFFIALVCVALLIYFIYHVINLIQPSAIFHQIYAETMNALSRLPDSGTNGGESDSSRFDPTKNPELNLLRSEAPDILKAGQSGYIQHLEIEVILKAVCSAGRTRLVELPYVVGDFVPEGVEIVRVWPACKTGFNDGAEEKVRKGVIFGKERTIERDITFGLRQLADISLKGLSPSTNDPTTAMQALDRTEGALIKLGVKDLPGRTQIHKVNDAEITVLIDNPTFEDFTELSFDQSRRAAFSTGQVIYLKRSLEAIERAMDANHAPQRRLALWRRAFSVAYNAPSQLPDRRDALTLTLQSLRIARKFRDSDPELSRSIENDLKEILALWGNSTFEDRVREAVSGLPHPPASGLSQRAASS